The Sulfitobacter guttiformis genome contains a region encoding:
- a CDS encoding dehydrogenase E1 component subunit alpha/beta, which produces MDRAAIVHQNFLRRLAANDLPEGLAPDPTIAPDKLMEMFRSQVLSRQLDRTSRVMQASGKGFYTIGSSGHEGMAAVAEALRPTDMAFLHYRDAAFQIQRAAQVPGQTPVWDMLLSFRAAAADPISGGRHKVLGSKALNIPPQTSTIASHLPKAVGAAYSIGLARRTPPEHGHLPADGIVMCSFGDASSNHSTAQGAINTACWTSFQSVPMPLLFVCEDNGIGISVPTPRGWVAANYANRPGLRYFTCDGLDMAQTLRISQAAADYVRRTRKPAFLHIATVRLYGHAGSDVEMTYRDKSAIEASEANDPLLHSARILRDANISTPHQSLEIYNEIEKTCIRVAQEVMEQKTLTDAAGVMASIIPPARACAPSNGPTPEARAQVFGNDIKQMGEPQSLNRLLGWALTDLMLEHGEIIVAGEDVGRKGGVYGITQKLQNRFGPDRVVDTLLDEQSILGLAIGMAHNGFVPIPEIQFLAYLHNAEDQLRGEAATLSFFSDGQYTNPMVLRIAGLGYQKGFGGHFHNDNSLAVLRDIPGIVIACPSNGADAAMMLREAVRLAREEQRVVVFVEPIALYPMRDLHEDGDGAWLTRYPAPDRRIGLDEIGMEGTGSDLAIISYANGFFLSTKARKHLEENGINTRVIDMRWLAPLPADALLEATKDCKNILIVDECRRTGSQSEALMALFTEAGRTRVARITAEDSFIATGPSYAATLPSADSILAAATALVMS; this is translated from the coding sequence ATGGATCGTGCTGCAATCGTCCACCAGAATTTTTTGCGACGGCTTGCTGCCAATGATCTGCCCGAAGGTCTGGCACCTGATCCGACCATTGCACCCGACAAGTTAATGGAGATGTTTCGCAGTCAAGTTCTGAGCCGACAGCTCGACCGGACCAGCCGCGTCATGCAGGCCAGCGGCAAAGGCTTCTACACGATCGGGTCGTCGGGTCATGAAGGCATGGCAGCGGTTGCCGAGGCCCTGCGGCCCACCGACATGGCGTTTTTGCATTACCGTGATGCCGCGTTCCAAATTCAGCGTGCCGCACAGGTGCCCGGTCAGACGCCGGTGTGGGATATGTTGCTGAGTTTTCGCGCTGCTGCTGCTGACCCAATCTCGGGCGGTCGGCACAAGGTGTTGGGTTCAAAGGCGCTTAATATTCCTCCGCAAACCTCAACAATCGCTAGTCATTTGCCGAAGGCTGTAGGTGCGGCTTACTCAATTGGTCTTGCGCGCCGCACGCCACCGGAGCACGGCCATCTGCCCGCGGACGGCATTGTAATGTGTAGCTTCGGTGATGCCTCATCGAACCATTCCACCGCCCAGGGTGCCATTAACACTGCCTGCTGGACCAGCTTTCAATCTGTGCCGATGCCACTTTTATTTGTGTGTGAGGACAACGGTATAGGCATTTCCGTCCCCACGCCCCGCGGCTGGGTTGCGGCCAATTATGCTAACCGCCCCGGTCTGCGGTATTTCACGTGTGATGGTCTGGATATGGCCCAAACCTTGCGAATATCCCAAGCGGCCGCAGACTATGTAAGACGCACGCGCAAGCCTGCGTTCCTACATATCGCGACTGTGCGGCTTTACGGGCATGCGGGCTCCGATGTGGAGATGACCTATCGCGACAAATCCGCAATTGAGGCATCAGAGGCAAACGATCCGCTCTTGCATTCTGCGCGCATATTGCGCGATGCGAACATTAGCACACCACACCAATCTCTTGAAATATATAATGAAATTGAGAAGACATGTATACGTGTTGCTCAGGAAGTCATGGAGCAGAAAACGCTCACGGATGCGGCAGGTGTGATGGCAAGTATTATCCCGCCTGCCCGCGCCTGCGCTCCCTCCAATGGACCCACGCCAGAAGCCCGTGCACAGGTTTTCGGAAATGATATCAAACAGATGGGAGAGCCGCAGTCGCTTAATCGTTTGTTAGGGTGGGCCCTTACCGATCTGATGCTCGAGCACGGCGAAATTATCGTCGCAGGAGAAGATGTTGGCCGTAAGGGTGGCGTTTACGGGATTACCCAAAAGCTGCAAAATCGTTTTGGACCTGACCGCGTTGTTGACACGCTGTTGGACGAGCAATCTATCCTCGGCCTTGCCATTGGCATGGCACATAACGGATTTGTACCGATCCCTGAAATCCAGTTTCTGGCTTATCTTCACAACGCTGAAGACCAACTTCGCGGTGAAGCAGCCACGTTGAGCTTTTTCTCGGACGGCCAATACACAAACCCAATGGTCCTTCGGATTGCTGGCTTGGGCTATCAAAAGGGGTTTGGTGGACATTTTCACAACGATAATTCATTGGCAGTGCTGCGCGACATTCCCGGGATTGTGATCGCCTGCCCGTCTAATGGTGCCGATGCTGCGATGATGCTTCGTGAAGCAGTGCGTCTGGCGCGTGAAGAACAGCGCGTGGTCGTCTTTGTAGAGCCTATTGCGCTCTATCCGATGCGAGATCTGCATGAAGACGGCGATGGTGCGTGGCTCACCCGTTATCCGGCACCTGACCGCCGGATTGGGCTTGATGAAATCGGCATGGAGGGAACCGGAAGCGATCTGGCTATCATAAGCTATGCAAACGGATTTTTTCTGTCAACAAAGGCTCGCAAGCATCTGGAAGAAAACGGAATAAACACGCGCGTTATCGATATGCGCTGGTTGGCACCACTCCCGGCCGATGCGCTGCTTGAGGCGACGAAAGATTGTAAAAACATCCTTATCGTGGATGAATGTCGTCGCACAGGCAGTCAGTCCGAGGCGCTGATGGCCCTCTTTACCGAAGCAGGCCGCACCCGCGTTGCCCGTATAACAGCCGAAGATAGCTTCATCGCTACAGGACCATCCTATGCCGCCACCCTGCCCTCAGCTGACAGTATCCTCGCGGCTGCCACAGCGCTTGTGATGTCATGA
- the aroQ gene encoding type II 3-dehydroquinate dehydratase, translated as MSSVLVINGPNLNLLGQRQPDVYGQATLADVEALCVARADTLGLEIAFIQSNHEGAMIDAIHAARGVHGGLVINAGAYTHTSIALMDAVASVELPMVEVHLSNIHARETFRHVSYLSRVALGQICGFGPQGYVMALDALATRLLPE; from the coding sequence ATGTCCTCGGTTCTTGTTATTAACGGTCCCAATCTCAACCTGCTTGGTCAACGCCAGCCGGATGTCTATGGCCAAGCCACTCTGGCAGATGTTGAGGCCCTGTGCGTGGCACGTGCAGATACACTCGGGCTTGAGATTGCGTTCATCCAATCCAACCATGAAGGCGCTATGATCGACGCTATTCACGCCGCCAGAGGTGTCCATGGTGGGTTGGTTATCAACGCGGGCGCTTATACGCATACCTCAATTGCATTGATGGATGCCGTCGCCTCCGTTGAGTTGCCGATGGTTGAGGTGCATCTGAGCAACATACATGCCCGTGAGACGTTTCGACATGTCTCGTATCTGTCGCGTGTTGCACTCGGCCAGATCTGCGGTTTCGGCCCTCAGGGCTACGTGATGGCACTGGATGCTTTGGCTACGCGACTTCTGCCTGAATAA
- the proB gene encoding glutamate 5-kinase: protein MATLTTAKRIVIKIGSALLVDRATGSLRADWLASLAQDVVWLKGQGTDVVLVSSGSIALGRGVLGLGLGTLALEQSQAAAAVGQIRLARAYEEVLQPHGITTAQVLVTLEDSANRRRYLNSRATLETLLSLGAVPIVNENDTVATDEIRFGDNDRLAAQIAVTVGADQLILLSDVDGFYNANPSVDPDATRFEVIDVITPQIEAMAGDAGSGLSKGGMKTKLMAAKTAVSAGCAMAITEGFVMRPLLALENGANATWFTAQTDPQAARKGWITAMKPLGTLSLDAGAVAALNRGKSLLPAGVTAVSGNFERGDAVSMIGPDGAGIGAGLARYSASETALIKGHQSAQIEALLGYPGRAALIHRDDMAL from the coding sequence TTGGCAACCTTGACCACTGCCAAGCGGATCGTCATCAAGATTGGCTCCGCGCTGCTGGTAGACCGTGCAACGGGAAGTTTGCGCGCCGACTGGTTGGCATCTTTGGCGCAGGATGTTGTCTGGCTCAAGGGGCAGGGCACTGATGTGGTGCTTGTCTCTTCGGGGTCGATCGCCTTGGGGCGGGGGGTGCTTGGCTTGGGTCTTGGAACGCTTGCGCTGGAGCAATCACAAGCCGCCGCCGCTGTCGGCCAGATCCGCCTCGCGCGCGCGTACGAAGAAGTGCTGCAACCGCATGGAATTACCACAGCCCAAGTGCTGGTCACGCTGGAGGACAGCGCCAATCGCCGCCGCTATCTAAACAGCCGCGCCACGCTTGAGACGCTGCTTAGCCTCGGTGCGGTACCGATCGTCAACGAGAACGACACCGTTGCTACTGACGAAATCCGGTTTGGCGACAACGACCGCCTTGCCGCACAGATTGCAGTTACGGTGGGCGCAGATCAGCTGATCCTGCTGTCGGACGTCGATGGATTCTATAATGCCAACCCATCCGTTGATCCTGATGCAACCCGCTTTGAGGTAATCGACGTCATCACACCGCAGATCGAAGCGATGGCAGGGGATGCAGGTTCCGGGCTCAGCAAAGGCGGGATGAAGACCAAACTGATGGCCGCAAAAACTGCCGTCTCGGCAGGCTGTGCCATGGCCATCACCGAAGGCTTTGTGATGCGGCCTTTGCTGGCGCTGGAGAATGGGGCGAACGCCACATGGTTTACCGCCCAAACCGATCCGCAGGCCGCGCGAAAGGGCTGGATCACAGCGATGAAGCCGCTCGGCACGCTATCGCTTGATGCTGGTGCTGTGGCTGCACTGAATCGGGGAAAAAGCCTGCTGCCCGCAGGGGTAACCGCCGTATCGGGAAATTTTGAACGCGGTGACGCAGTGAGCATGATTGGCCCTGACGGTGCGGGCATTGGCGCAGGGCTGGCGCGCTACTCCGCCAGCGAGACCGCGTTGATCAAAGGCCATCAGAGCGCCCAGATCGAAGCATTGCTGGGGTATCCAGGCCGTGCTGCCCTGATCCACCGCGATGATATGGCCCTTTAG
- the rpsB gene encoding 30S ribosomal protein S2 — MGLPEFSMRQLLEAGVHFGHQTQRWNPRMGPYIYGARNGIHIMDLTQTVPMLDDALKIIRDTVAKGGSILFVGTKRQAAQPIADAAEKCAQYYMNHRWLGGTLTNWQTVSKSIQRLKHIDEQSSMGFAGLTKKERLGMERDQAKLEASLGGIREMGGRPDLIFVIDVRKEQLAIAEANKLGIPVVAVVDTNCSPDGIDYIIPGNDDAARAIALYTDLAARAALDGMSAQLGAAGVDLGAMEEAPVEEAIEPMPIGGASAEAAANDAIAKDAPLDLESTSETVEKAKS, encoded by the coding sequence ATGGGTCTCCCTGAGTTCTCCATGCGCCAATTGCTCGAAGCAGGCGTACACTTTGGTCACCAGACACAGCGCTGGAACCCGCGTATGGGGCCGTACATCTACGGCGCGCGCAACGGCATTCACATCATGGATCTCACGCAAACTGTTCCGATGTTGGACGATGCGCTGAAAATCATCCGCGATACAGTCGCCAAAGGCGGCAGCATTCTTTTTGTTGGTACAAAGCGTCAGGCAGCACAGCCGATCGCTGATGCCGCAGAGAAATGCGCGCAGTATTACATGAACCACCGCTGGCTTGGTGGCACGCTGACCAACTGGCAGACCGTGTCAAAATCCATCCAGCGTCTCAAGCACATCGACGAGCAGTCCTCCATGGGCTTCGCCGGTCTGACGAAAAAAGAGCGTTTGGGCATGGAACGTGACCAAGCCAAGCTTGAGGCCTCCCTTGGCGGTATCCGCGAAATGGGCGGCCGTCCCGACCTTATCTTTGTCATCGACGTGCGCAAAGAGCAGTTGGCAATTGCGGAAGCTAACAAGCTGGGTATTCCGGTAGTGGCCGTTGTCGACACCAACTGCTCGCCAGATGGTATCGATTACATCATCCCAGGCAACGATGACGCGGCACGCGCCATTGCACTCTATACCGATCTGGCGGCCCGCGCTGCTTTGGATGGTATGTCCGCACAACTTGGCGCTGCTGGCGTTGATCTGGGCGCGATGGAAGAGGCTCCTGTTGAAGAAGCTATCGAGCCAATGCCAATTGGTGGTGCTTCTGCAGAGGCGGCTGCGAATGATGCAATTGCAAAAGACGCTCCACTTGACCTCGAGTCCACGTCCGAGACTGTCGAAAAAGCAAAGTCCTGA
- a CDS encoding histidine phosphotransferase family protein — MSLDANFAALIGSRICHDLISPIGAINNGLELIGMTTPSLGPEMALISESVTNASARIRFFRIAFGAVSEQLVGRPEVVSILKDVYAETRLTVNWTLATGLQRREVRLAFLALMCLETGMPYGGRIEVAHDGSSVILTGHADKFKIEGALWDLLEGAPQYADVRPAHVQFGLLPVLTLESGFTTDLERTENMLTIRLSPPRST; from the coding sequence TTGAGCTTAGATGCCAATTTTGCCGCACTCATCGGAAGCCGTATTTGCCATGACCTGATATCGCCAATCGGCGCGATCAACAACGGGCTAGAGTTAATCGGCATGACCACGCCCTCGCTCGGTCCTGAGATGGCGTTGATTTCGGAAAGCGTGACAAATGCCAGTGCGCGCATCAGGTTTTTTCGCATCGCTTTTGGTGCCGTCAGCGAGCAGCTTGTCGGCAGGCCGGAGGTGGTTTCGATCCTCAAGGATGTCTATGCCGAGACGCGGCTTACGGTGAACTGGACCCTTGCTACAGGGCTACAACGCCGCGAAGTCAGGCTGGCGTTTCTGGCGCTGATGTGTCTTGAGACCGGCATGCCATATGGTGGTCGCATCGAGGTAGCACATGACGGCAGTTCTGTGATCCTGACAGGGCATGCGGACAAGTTCAAGATTGAAGGTGCGCTCTGGGATTTGCTGGAGGGGGCACCGCAGTACGCCGATGTGCGCCCCGCCCATGTTCAATTCGGCTTACTGCCGGTTCTGACACTTGAAAGTGGATTTACGACCGATCTGGAAAGAACAGAAAATATGCTCACCATCCGGCTCTCCCCCCCAAGATCCACATAA
- a CDS encoding DUF3553 domain-containing protein: protein MDDFNAILTPGMLVRHPDMPDWGVGQVQSNVGAKLTVNFRDAGKIVIDSTRVALLPVFDG from the coding sequence ATGGATGATTTCAATGCGATCCTGACGCCTGGTATGTTGGTGCGGCATCCCGACATGCCAGACTGGGGTGTTGGACAGGTGCAAAGTAACGTGGGCGCCAAGTTGACGGTCAACTTCAGAGACGCGGGTAAGATAGTTATAGATAGCACGCGAGTTGCGCTGCTTCCGGTATTTGATGGTTAA
- a CDS encoding glutamate-5-semialdehyde dehydrogenase: protein MTETTDITALMKDIGARAKAAVALLATATAERKYAALISAAEAVWSCRAAILEANAQDMAYGVEKGLSPAMLDRLKLDEDRVQNIVDGLRAIAEQRDPVGEIMEEWDQPSGLNIKRVRTPLGVIGVIYESRPNVTADAGALCLKAGNAVILRGGSESFHSSRALHLCLQQGLLDAGLPEDAVQLVPTRDRAAVQAMLTMTDTIDVIVPRGGKGLVGLVQREARVPVFAHLEGIVHIYIDKEADPEKVLRVVLNAKTRRTGVCGSAECLLIHKDVANTIGRGVISALIDAGVEVRAGDALQNIPGVIPATDADWGHEYLDMIIAARVVDDIDAAMDHIRRYGSNHTDCILTEDATAAARFMSTLDSAIVMHNASTQFADGGEFGMGAEIGIATGKMHARGPVGAMQLTSFKYLVTGDGTVRA from the coding sequence ATGACCGAGACCACCGATATTACCGCGTTGATGAAAGACATCGGCGCCCGTGCAAAGGCTGCTGTGGCCCTGCTCGCGACGGCCACTGCCGAGCGTAAATATGCAGCGCTGATTTCAGCCGCTGAAGCGGTTTGGAGCTGTCGCGCAGCGATACTGGAGGCCAATGCGCAAGACATGGCATATGGTGTGGAGAAAGGTCTGAGCCCTGCGATGCTGGACCGGCTCAAGCTCGATGAGGACCGCGTGCAAAATATCGTAGACGGATTGCGCGCCATCGCAGAGCAGCGTGATCCGGTGGGCGAGATTATGGAAGAATGGGACCAGCCTAGCGGCCTCAATATCAAGCGGGTGCGCACGCCACTTGGCGTGATCGGTGTAATCTACGAGAGCCGCCCGAATGTGACGGCGGACGCGGGCGCGCTTTGCCTCAAGGCGGGTAATGCGGTGATCCTTCGCGGTGGCTCGGAGAGTTTTCACAGCAGCCGCGCGCTGCACCTTTGCTTGCAGCAAGGGCTGCTTGATGCGGGCCTGCCGGAAGATGCGGTGCAGCTTGTTCCCACCCGCGACCGTGCGGCGGTGCAAGCGATGCTTACCATGACTGACACGATCGACGTAATTGTGCCGCGCGGAGGCAAGGGGCTGGTCGGGCTGGTACAACGCGAAGCGCGGGTGCCGGTGTTTGCGCATCTGGAAGGGATCGTACATATCTATATCGACAAGGAAGCCGATCCCGAAAAAGTTCTGCGGGTCGTTCTTAACGCCAAAACGCGGCGTACTGGTGTGTGTGGCTCTGCCGAGTGCCTGCTTATCCACAAAGATGTCGCTAATACCATTGGCAGAGGGGTGATCAGCGCCTTGATCGACGCCGGTGTCGAAGTGCGTGCCGGTGACGCGCTTCAGAATATCCCCGGAGTAATACCAGCGACAGACGCCGATTGGGGGCATGAGTACCTCGACATGATTATCGCAGCTCGGGTCGTCGATGATATAGATGCGGCAATGGACCATATCCGGCGCTATGGCTCTAACCACACCGACTGCATTCTTACCGAAGATGCGACTGCGGCAGCGCGCTTTATGAGCACACTCGACAGCGCAATCGTGATGCACAATGCCTCGACACAATTTGCAGACGGAGGCGAGTTTGGCATGGGTGCTGAGATCGGGATTGCCACAGGCAAGATGCACGCCCGTGGACCCGTGGGCGCGATGCAGCTTACCAGCTTCAAATACTTGGTGACGGGCGATGGAACAGTGCGCGCATAA
- a CDS encoding PA14 domain-containing protein: MNLLVSTAAAATLSAALCTSALAAPLMLTPADPQPQGLSQGLSVSYAKGAGGRSLGEAKSKLARMEAGDPLQGLSYVDTNEGDHVLTSDQSEKLAAAISGYILFDAAGTYQLNFFSNDGLEATIGGQVVALADDVRSCDPTGETEVEVPSAGWYALEATYFQRKGSACLMMDWDVGGAMAPVPDTAFGFVN; this comes from the coding sequence ATGAATCTACTCGTATCCACCGCTGCCGCTGCGACGTTATCTGCCGCACTTTGCACATCCGCACTTGCAGCGCCTTTGATGCTGACGCCTGCCGATCCACAGCCACAAGGGTTGAGTCAGGGACTGTCGGTCTCTTATGCAAAAGGTGCTGGTGGCCGCTCTCTTGGGGAAGCGAAATCAAAACTGGCTCGCATGGAGGCGGGCGACCCCTTGCAGGGCCTATCTTATGTGGACACGAACGAGGGTGATCACGTCCTGACTTCGGATCAGAGTGAAAAGCTCGCGGCGGCAATTTCAGGGTACATCCTGTTTGACGCTGCGGGAACCTATCAGCTCAATTTCTTCAGCAACGACGGGCTTGAGGCCACCATTGGCGGTCAAGTCGTGGCTCTTGCTGATGATGTGCGCAGCTGTGATCCGACAGGCGAGACTGAAGTCGAAGTGCCTTCCGCTGGCTGGTACGCCTTGGAAGCTACGTATTTCCAACGCAAAGGCTCTGCCTGTTTGATGATGGATTGGGATGTTGGCGGCGCAATGGCACCCGTGCCAGACACGGCTTTCGGATTTGTGAACTAG
- the olsA gene encoding lyso-ornithine lipid O-acyltransferase, with protein MSSTRWSNGTHPDYPDMGPAEWLRVVCRGVALAMLVFGGLAALLLTRLIERPACGQNRPVTPYITQFVCRTAFRILGIGLKVSGVPMPGRGAVVANHSSWLDIFTLNAAKRIYFVSKSEVAAWPGIGWLARATGTVFIERNPKRAKVQTETFRDRLLVGHKLLFFPEGTSTDGMQVLPFKTTLFQSFFAPELVGQIAVQPVSVLYTAPPLTDPRFYGWWGDMSFGAHLLVTLAPARQGHVSVVYHPPLQVVDFANRKALAQACEDAVRAGHKVLMLKSTEGEERLEA; from the coding sequence ATGAGCAGCACGCGTTGGAGCAACGGCACGCACCCAGATTATCCTGATATGGGACCGGCGGAGTGGCTGAGGGTGGTCTGTCGCGGCGTTGCGCTTGCGATGCTGGTATTTGGTGGCTTGGCGGCATTGCTGCTCACCCGCCTGATCGAGCGTCCCGCCTGCGGCCAAAACCGGCCGGTCACACCGTATATTACGCAGTTTGTCTGCCGCACGGCTTTTCGTATCTTGGGGATTGGCCTCAAAGTGTCGGGGGTTCCCATGCCGGGGCGCGGCGCGGTGGTAGCCAATCACTCAAGCTGGCTTGATATATTTACGCTCAATGCGGCCAAGCGTATCTATTTCGTGTCAAAGTCCGAGGTTGCCGCATGGCCCGGCATCGGCTGGCTGGCCCGCGCGACAGGCACGGTGTTCATTGAACGTAACCCAAAGCGTGCAAAAGTTCAGACGGAAACGTTCCGCGACCGTTTGCTGGTTGGCCACAAGTTACTGTTTTTCCCCGAAGGGACCAGCACGGATGGCATGCAAGTGCTGCCTTTCAAAACCACGCTGTTCCAGTCGTTTTTCGCGCCCGAACTGGTCGGCCAGATTGCGGTGCAGCCTGTATCTGTCCTCTACACCGCACCGCCTTTGACGGATCCGCGGTTTTATGGCTGGTGGGGGGACATGTCGTTTGGTGCCCACCTGCTCGTCACTCTGGCACCAGCCCGGCAGGGCCATGTGAGCGTCGTGTACCATCCACCATTGCAAGTGGTCGATTTTGCCAACCGCAAGGCACTTGCACAGGCCTGCGAGGACGCGGTCCGCGCAGGCCATAAGGTTTTAATGCTCAAAAGCACTGAAGGCGAGGAACGGCTGGAGGCCTAG
- the olsB gene encoding l-ornithine N(alpha)-acyltransferase: MTRSDRIEFTVKLAQSADELMAAQRLRYEVFVREMGGGGSMVDHNRKLERDRFDPYFDHMILTERGDDAVIGVYRLLRSDRAALTNGFYSAAEYDLAPLLKSGKRLLELGRSCLHPAYRGGAAMHALWRGLAEYVAEHRIDILFGVASFRGTDVARLAPSLSLLHHRHLAPAALRVRARDKAFQRMDLIAEDMLDRPAAMVEVPSLIKAYLRLGGCVGEGAYVDNVFNTTDVCLILDTGQLTERQRVMYRGRGT, from the coding sequence GTGACCCGTTCGGACAGGATAGAATTTACAGTTAAGCTCGCCCAAAGCGCTGACGAGCTGATGGCGGCGCAGCGGTTGCGCTATGAAGTGTTTGTGCGCGAGATGGGCGGCGGTGGTTCGATGGTGGACCATAACCGCAAACTCGAACGGGATCGTTTCGATCCCTATTTCGACCACATGATTTTGACCGAGCGGGGCGATGACGCGGTGATCGGAGTGTACAGGTTGTTACGCAGCGACAGAGCTGCCCTGACGAACGGTTTCTATTCGGCAGCAGAGTATGACCTTGCCCCGCTGCTAAAGTCGGGGAAGCGGCTACTTGAGCTGGGGCGCTCGTGCCTGCATCCGGCTTATCGGGGCGGGGCGGCGATGCATGCACTGTGGCGCGGATTGGCTGAATATGTGGCCGAGCACAGGATTGATATTCTGTTTGGCGTGGCCAGCTTTCGCGGAACTGATGTTGCAAGGTTGGCGCCGTCTTTATCGCTGTTGCATCACCGCCACCTTGCGCCCGCAGCACTGCGCGTCCGTGCGCGCGACAAGGCATTTCAGCGCATGGATCTGATTGCGGAAGACATGCTTGACCGGCCCGCGGCCATGGTAGAAGTTCCTAGCCTCATCAAGGCCTATCTGCGCCTTGGCGGATGTGTGGGTGAGGGGGCATATGTGGATAATGTATTCAACACGACTGATGTGTGTCTGATCCTCGACACGGGTCAACTCACGGAGCGACAGAGAGTCATGTATCGCGGGCGCGGAACATGA
- the tsf gene encoding translation elongation factor Ts, giving the protein MAITASMVKELRDSTGAGMMDAKKALTETDGDMEAAVDWLRTKGLAKAAKKSGRTAAEGLVAVNVAGGRGVAVEVNSETDFVGKNSDFQKMVSGIADVAISVADVDALKAADMGGKSVEQTVTDAVAVIGENMSVRRMSAIEGDVVVSYVHNAAAPGMGNIGVLVAMTGGDEAFGKQVAMHIAAVNPASLSEADLDPAVVEKEKQVQIDIARESGKPDAVIEKMIVGRMQKYMSEVTLLNQAFVINPDLTVGAAAAEAGATITGFVRLEVGEGIEVVKEDFAAEVAKVSKG; this is encoded by the coding sequence ATGGCAATTACAGCATCCATGGTCAAAGAACTCCGCGACTCGACCGGCGCGGGCATGATGGACGCCAAAAAGGCACTCACCGAGACCGACGGCGATATGGAAGCAGCCGTAGACTGGCTGCGCACCAAAGGCCTTGCAAAAGCGGCCAAGAAATCCGGACGCACTGCCGCTGAGGGCCTTGTGGCTGTCAACGTTGCAGGGGGACGCGGTGTTGCCGTTGAAGTAAACTCCGAGACTGATTTTGTCGGCAAGAACTCCGATTTCCAGAAAATGGTTTCTGGCATTGCCGATGTTGCGATCTCTGTTGCAGATGTTGACGCGCTGAAAGCGGCCGACATGGGCGGCAAGTCCGTCGAGCAAACCGTAACTGACGCTGTTGCCGTTATCGGCGAGAACATGTCGGTACGCCGTATGTCCGCGATTGAGGGTGATGTGGTTGTGTCCTATGTGCACAATGCAGCGGCCCCCGGTATGGGTAATATCGGTGTTCTGGTCGCGATGACCGGCGGTGATGAGGCATTCGGCAAGCAGGTTGCGATGCACATCGCAGCGGTAAACCCAGCATCCTTGTCCGAGGCAGATCTAGACCCGGCAGTTGTCGAGAAAGAAAAGCAGGTCCAGATCGACATCGCGCGCGAATCGGGCAAGCCTGATGCAGTGATCGAGAAAATGATCGTTGGCCGCATGCAGAAGTATATGTCCGAAGTGACATTGCTGAACCAGGCGTTTGTGATCAACCCAGACCTGACCGTGGGTGCCGCCGCAGCAGAAGCAGGTGCCACGATCACAGGCTTTGTGCGTCTCGAAGTGGGCGAAGGCATTGAAGTTGTAAAAGAAGATTTCGCAGCAGAAGTTGCAAAAGTCTCAAAAGGCTAA